The following are encoded together in the Pseudomonas xantholysinigenes genome:
- a CDS encoding UDP-N-acetylmuramoyl-tripeptide--D-alanyl-D-alanine ligase yields MLKPMILSQLTGALNARLAGADATFTGVSIDSRSVAAGQLFVALTGPRFDGHDYLADVKAKGAVAALVEREVTDVDLPQLVVADCRVALGQLGALNRAAFDKPVVAITGSSGKTTVKEMLAAILRTRGPVHATRGNLNNDLGAPLTLLEIAPEHSAAVIELGASRIGEIRYTVGLTRPQVVIINNAGTAHVGEFGGPEKIVEAKGEILEGLGEGGTAILNLADKAFDIWRKRAGDHTVVSFALDNPQADFHASAIGRDARGCPSFTLHGPDGSVPVQLNLLGTHNVSNALAAAAAAHAVGLSLSGIAAGLGAVQPVKGRTVAQIAPNGVRVIDDSYNANPTSMCAAIDILAGFSGRTVLVLGDIGELGQWAEEGHRQVGDYARGKVDALYAVGNNMAHAVQAFGANARHFATQAELIDAVRTETASDTTILIKGSRSAAMENVVAALCGASGEKH; encoded by the coding sequence ATGCTTAAGCCGATGATCCTCAGCCAGTTGACTGGCGCCCTGAATGCGCGCCTGGCGGGCGCCGACGCCACCTTTACCGGCGTCAGTATCGACAGCCGCAGCGTTGCCGCCGGTCAACTGTTCGTCGCCCTGACCGGGCCGCGCTTCGATGGCCACGACTACCTGGCCGACGTGAAGGCCAAGGGCGCAGTCGCGGCCCTGGTCGAGCGTGAAGTCACCGATGTCGACCTGCCACAGCTGGTAGTCGCCGATTGCCGCGTCGCCCTTGGCCAGCTCGGTGCGCTGAACCGTGCCGCCTTCGACAAGCCAGTGGTGGCCATCACCGGTTCCAGTGGCAAGACCACGGTCAAGGAAATGCTCGCCGCGATCCTGCGCACTCGCGGCCCGGTGCATGCCACCCGTGGCAACCTTAACAACGACCTCGGCGCGCCGCTGACCCTGCTGGAAATCGCCCCGGAGCACAGCGCCGCGGTGATCGAGCTGGGCGCTTCGCGCATCGGCGAAATCCGCTACACCGTCGGCCTCACCCGGCCGCAGGTGGTCATCATCAACAACGCCGGTACCGCCCACGTGGGCGAGTTCGGTGGTCCGGAAAAAATCGTCGAGGCCAAGGGTGAAATCCTCGAAGGCCTGGGCGAGGGCGGCACGGCCATCCTCAACCTGGCCGACAAGGCATTCGACATCTGGCGCAAGCGCGCGGGCGATCACACTGTTGTCAGCTTCGCCCTGGACAACCCGCAGGCCGATTTCCATGCCAGCGCCATCGGCCGTGATGCCCGTGGCTGTCCGTCCTTTACCCTGCACGGGCCTGATGGCAGCGTGCCGGTGCAACTGAATCTGCTTGGCACCCACAACGTCAGCAATGCCCTGGCCGCCGCCGCCGCCGCGCATGCCGTCGGTCTGAGCCTGAGCGGCATCGCCGCGGGCCTGGGCGCGGTGCAGCCGGTCAAGGGCCGCACCGTGGCGCAGATCGCCCCCAACGGCGTGCGGGTGATCGACGACAGCTACAACGCAAATCCCACCTCGATGTGCGCCGCCATTGATATACTCGCCGGCTTTTCCGGCCGCACCGTCCTGGTGCTCGGGGATATCGGCGAACTGGGGCAATGGGCCGAGGAAGGTCACCGGCAGGTGGGCGACTACGCCCGCGGCAAGGTCGACGCGCTGTACGCGGTGGGCAACAACATGGCCCATGCCGTTCAGGCGTTCGGTGCCAATGCCCGCCATTTCGCTACTCAAGCTGAGCTGATCGATGCCGTTCGCACCGAGACTGCCAGCGACACCACTATCTTGATCAAGGGCTCGCGCAGCGCTGCGATGGAAAACGTCGTGGCGGCTTTGTGCGGTGCCAGCGGGGAGAAACATTAA
- the mraY gene encoding phospho-N-acetylmuramoyl-pentapeptide-transferase has translation MLLLLAEYLQQFHKGFAVFQYLTLRGILGVLTALSLALWLGPWMIRTLQIRQIGQAVRNDGPQSHLSKSGTPTMGGALILSAIAISTLLWADLSNRYVWVVLIVTLAFGAIGWVDDYRKVIEKNSRGLPSRWKYFWQSVFGLAAAIFLYQTAPTSVETTLIIPMVKDLAIPLGAGFVVLTYFVIVGSSNAVNLTDGLDGLAIMPTVMVGGALGIFCYLSGNVKFAEYLLIPYVPGAGELIVFCGALIGAGLGFLWFNTYPAQVFMGDVGALALGAALGTIAVIVRQEIVLFIMGGVFVMETLSVVIQVASFKLTGKRVFRMAPIHHHFELKGWPEPRVIVRFWIITVILVLIGLATLKLR, from the coding sequence ATGCTGCTGCTGTTGGCCGAGTATCTGCAACAGTTCCACAAGGGCTTCGCGGTCTTCCAGTACCTGACCCTGCGCGGGATCCTGGGTGTACTGACCGCGCTGTCCCTGGCCCTGTGGCTGGGCCCCTGGATGATTCGTACCCTGCAGATTCGTCAGATCGGCCAGGCCGTGCGTAACGACGGCCCGCAATCGCACCTGTCCAAGTCCGGCACCCCGACCATGGGTGGCGCGCTGATCCTCTCGGCCATCGCCATCAGCACCTTGCTGTGGGCCGACCTGAGCAACCGCTACGTGTGGGTGGTGCTGATCGTCACCCTGGCGTTCGGCGCCATCGGCTGGGTCGACGACTACCGCAAGGTGATCGAGAAGAACTCCCGCGGCCTGCCAAGCCGCTGGAAGTATTTCTGGCAGTCGGTATTCGGCCTGGCGGCAGCGATCTTCCTCTACCAGACCGCACCGACCAGCGTTGAAACCACGCTGATCATCCCGATGGTCAAGGACCTGGCCATTCCGTTGGGCGCCGGGTTCGTCGTGCTCACCTATTTCGTCATCGTCGGCTCGAGCAACGCGGTCAACCTGACCGACGGCCTCGATGGCCTGGCGATCATGCCGACGGTGATGGTCGGCGGCGCCCTGGGCATCTTCTGCTACCTGTCGGGTAACGTGAAGTTCGCCGAATACCTGCTGATCCCTTACGTGCCGGGCGCGGGCGAGCTGATCGTGTTCTGCGGCGCGCTGATCGGTGCCGGCCTGGGCTTCCTGTGGTTCAACACCTACCCGGCCCAGGTGTTCATGGGCGACGTCGGCGCCTTGGCGCTGGGCGCCGCCCTAGGCACCATCGCGGTGATCGTGCGCCAGGAAATCGTGCTGTTCATCATGGGCGGCGTGTTCGTCATGGAAACCCTGTCGGTGGTCATCCAGGTGGCCTCCTTCAAATTGACCGGCAAGCGTGTGTTCCGCATGGCGCCGATCCATCACCACTTTGAACTCAAGGGCTGGCCCGAGCCTCGGGTGATCGTCCGCTTCTGGATCATCACCGTGATCCTGGTGCTGATCGGCCTTGCCACCCTGAAACTGAGGTAA
- the murD gene encoding UDP-N-acetylmuramoyl-L-alanine--D-glutamate ligase — MSLIASDQFRIVVGLGKSGMSLVRFLANRGIAFAVADTREQPPELDTLRREYPQVEVRCGELDVEFLCRASELYVSPGLALATPALQQAAARGVKLSGDIELFARHAKAPIVAISGSNAKSTVTTLVGEMAAQAGKRVAVGGNLGTPALDLLDDSIELYVLELSSFQLETTDQLNAEVATVLNISEDHMDRYSGLPAYHLAKHRIFRGARQVVVNRQDALSRPLPVEGRPSWSFGLNAPDFKAFGLREVDGEKYLAFEFQTLMPVRELKIRGAHNHSNALAALALGHAAGLPFEPMLEALREFKGLAHRCQWVRERSGVNWYDDSKATNVGAALAAIEGLGADIEGKLVLIAGGDGKGADFTALREPVAQHCRAVVLLGRDAERLAETLGEAVAQVRVKTLDEAVQRCAELAQPGDAVLLSPACASLDMFKNFEERGRLFAQAVEELA, encoded by the coding sequence GTGTCACTGATCGCTTCCGACCAATTCCGCATCGTTGTCGGCCTCGGCAAGAGCGGCATGTCCCTGGTTCGCTTCCTGGCGAACCGGGGCATTGCCTTTGCGGTCGCCGACACCCGCGAGCAACCGCCGGAACTGGACACCCTGCGCCGTGAATACCCGCAGGTGGAAGTGCGCTGTGGCGAACTGGACGTCGAGTTCCTCTGCCGCGCCAGCGAGCTTTACGTGAGCCCCGGCCTGGCCCTGGCCACTCCGGCCCTGCAGCAGGCGGCGGCGCGCGGCGTGAAGCTGTCCGGCGACATCGAGCTGTTCGCCCGCCACGCCAAGGCACCGATCGTCGCCATCAGCGGTTCCAATGCCAAGAGCACCGTGACCACCCTGGTCGGCGAGATGGCCGCCCAGGCAGGCAAACGTGTGGCAGTCGGCGGCAACCTCGGTACCCCGGCGCTGGACCTGCTCGACGACAGCATCGAACTCTACGTGCTGGAGCTGTCGAGCTTCCAGCTGGAGACCACCGACCAGCTCAACGCCGAAGTGGCCACCGTGCTGAACATCAGCGAAGACCACATGGACCGCTACAGCGGCCTGCCGGCCTATCACCTGGCCAAGCACCGGATCTTCCGCGGCGCCCGCCAGGTGGTGGTGAACCGCCAGGATGCCCTGAGCCGTCCGTTGCCGGTCGAAGGCCGGCCGAGCTGGAGCTTCGGTCTCAACGCGCCGGACTTCAAGGCCTTTGGCCTGCGCGAAGTCGACGGCGAGAAGTACCTGGCGTTCGAATTCCAGACGCTCATGCCAGTGCGTGAGCTGAAGATCCGTGGCGCCCACAACCACAGCAACGCCTTGGCCGCCCTGGCCCTCGGCCATGCCGCTGGCCTGCCATTCGAGCCCATGCTCGAGGCCCTGCGCGAATTCAAGGGCCTGGCCCATCGCTGCCAGTGGGTACGCGAGCGCAGCGGGGTGAACTGGTACGACGATTCCAAGGCCACCAACGTCGGTGCCGCCCTGGCCGCCATCGAAGGCCTGGGCGCCGATATCGAAGGCAAGCTGGTGCTGATCGCCGGTGGCGATGGTAAAGGCGCCGACTTCACCGCCCTGCGCGAGCCAGTGGCGCAACACTGCCGTGCCGTGGTGCTGCTGGGGCGCGATGCCGAGCGCCTGGCCGAGACCTTGGGCGAGGCCGTGGCGCAAGTTCGGGTCAAGACCTTGGACGAAGCCGTGCAACGCTGCGCCGAACTGGCCCAGCCCGGGGACGCGGTGCTGCTGTCGCCGGCCTGCGCCAGCCTCGACATGTTCAAGAACTTCGAAGAACGCGGGCGCCTGTTCGCCCAGGCAGTGGAGGAGCTGGCATGA
- the ftsW gene encoding putative lipid II flippase FtsW, which yields MIFGILKPYPSPLISGRGIDLDFPLLAGCLALLGLGLVMITSASSEVAAVQSGNPLYHMFRHLVYVALGLGAGVMTMMVPIATWQRMGFMMLIGAFGLLVMVLVPGIGREVNGSMRWIGFSFFNVQPSEIAKVFVVIYLAGYLVRRQTEVRESWMGFFKPFIVLLPMAGLLLMEPDFGATVVMMGAAAAMLFLGGVGLFRFSLMVVLAVISVVVLVQAQPYRMARLITFTDPWSDQFGSGYQLTQALIAFGRGEWLGVGLGNSVQKQFYLPEAHTDFVFSVLAEELGVIGSLLTIALFVFITVRALYIGLWAEKAKQFFAAYMAFGLSFLWIGQFLINIGVNVGLLPTKGLTLPFLSYGGSSLVICCACVGLLLRIEWESRTHLGSEEHEFNESDFAEEPNHGR from the coding sequence ATGATCTTCGGCATCCTCAAGCCGTACCCGTCGCCGCTGATCAGTGGCCGTGGCATCGACCTCGACTTCCCACTGCTGGCCGGTTGCCTGGCGCTGCTCGGCCTGGGCCTGGTGATGATCACTTCGGCCTCCTCGGAAGTGGCCGCGGTGCAGTCGGGTAATCCGCTGTACCACATGTTCCGTCACCTGGTGTATGTCGCCCTGGGCCTCGGTGCCGGGGTGATGACCATGATGGTGCCGATCGCCACCTGGCAGCGCATGGGCTTCATGATGCTGATCGGCGCCTTCGGCCTGCTGGTCATGGTGCTGGTGCCCGGCATCGGCCGCGAAGTGAACGGCTCGATGCGCTGGATCGGCTTCAGCTTCTTCAACGTCCAGCCGTCGGAGATCGCCAAGGTCTTCGTGGTCATCTACCTTGCCGGCTACCTGGTGCGTCGGCAGACCGAGGTGCGTGAAAGCTGGATGGGCTTCTTCAAGCCGTTCATCGTGCTGTTGCCGATGGCCGGCCTGCTGCTGATGGAACCGGACTTCGGCGCCACGGTGGTGATGATGGGCGCCGCGGCGGCCATGTTGTTCCTTGGTGGGGTGGGCTTGTTCCGCTTCTCGCTGATGGTGGTGCTGGCGGTGATCTCGGTGGTGGTGCTGGTCCAGGCCCAGCCCTACCGGATGGCGCGCCTGATCACCTTCACCGACCCCTGGTCCGACCAGTTCGGCTCCGGCTACCAGCTGACCCAGGCGTTAATCGCCTTTGGCCGTGGCGAGTGGCTGGGCGTGGGCCTGGGCAACAGCGTGCAGAAGCAGTTCTACCTGCCCGAGGCGCACACCGACTTCGTGTTCTCGGTGCTGGCCGAAGAGCTGGGGGTGATCGGCTCACTGCTGACCATCGCGCTGTTCGTGTTCATCACCGTGCGCGCGCTGTACATCGGCCTGTGGGCCGAGAAGGCCAAGCAATTCTTCGCCGCCTACATGGCGTTCGGTTTGTCGTTCCTGTGGATCGGCCAGTTCCTGATCAACATCGGCGTGAACGTCGGCCTGCTGCCGACCAAGGGCCTGACCCTGCCGTTCCTCAGCTACGGCGGCAGCTCGCTGGTGATCTGTTGCGCCTGCGTCGGGCTGTTGCTGCGGATCGAGTGGGAGAGCCGCACGCACCTGGGCAGCGAGGAGCATGAATTCAACGAGAGCGATTTTGCCGAGGAGCCCAACCATGGCCGCTGA
- the murG gene encoding undecaprenyldiphospho-muramoylpentapeptide beta-N-acetylglucosaminyltransferase: MAADGKNVLIMAGGTGGHVFPALACAREFQARGYSVHWLGTPRGIENELVPQAGLPLHLIQVSGLRGKGKLSLLKAPFTLVKAVLQARRIVRELKPVCVVGFGGYVTGPGGLAARLCGVPLVIHEQNARAGTTNRLLLPMAARVCQAFPDTFAASDKLRTSGNPVRPELFMDAARAPLAGRRARLLVMGGSLGAEPLNKLLPKALSEVPANLRPEVFHQAGKNHAPVTAERYHEAGVEAQVEPFIKDMAHAYGWADMVVCRAGALTVSELAAAGLPSMLVPLPHAIDDHQTHNAQYLAREGAAFLMPQATTGAAQLAERLNEVLMQPEKLNTMAGTARRLAKPDATSTVVDICLEVAHG, encoded by the coding sequence ATGGCCGCTGACGGCAAGAACGTCCTGATCATGGCCGGCGGCACCGGCGGCCACGTATTCCCGGCCCTGGCCTGCGCCCGCGAGTTCCAGGCGCGCGGCTACAGCGTGCATTGGCTGGGCACCCCGCGTGGCATCGAGAACGAGCTGGTGCCCCAGGCCGGCTTGCCGCTGCACCTGATCCAGGTCAGCGGCCTGCGTGGCAAGGGCAAGCTGTCGCTGCTCAAGGCACCGTTCACCCTGGTCAAGGCCGTGCTCCAGGCACGGCGCATCGTGCGTGAGCTCAAGCCGGTCTGCGTGGTCGGCTTCGGTGGCTATGTGACCGGCCCTGGCGGCTTGGCCGCGCGGCTGTGCGGCGTGCCGTTGGTGATCCACGAGCAGAACGCCCGCGCCGGCACCACCAACCGCCTGCTGCTGCCGATGGCCGCGCGGGTTTGCCAGGCCTTCCCGGACACCTTTGCCGCCAGCGACAAGCTGCGCACCAGCGGTAATCCGGTGCGCCCCGAGCTGTTCATGGACGCTGCGCGCGCGCCCCTGGCCGGGCGCCGTGCGCGCCTGTTGGTGATGGGGGGCAGCCTGGGTGCGGAACCATTGAACAAATTGTTGCCTAAGGCCCTGTCCGAAGTGCCGGCTAACCTGCGCCCCGAGGTGTTCCACCAGGCCGGGAAAAACCACGCGCCCGTCACCGCCGAGCGTTACCACGAGGCGGGGGTCGAGGCCCAGGTCGAACCGTTCATCAAGGACATGGCCCACGCCTATGGCTGGGCCGATATGGTGGTGTGCCGGGCCGGCGCCCTGACCGTCAGCGAACTCGCGGCGGCGGGCCTGCCCTCGATGCTGGTGCCTTTGCCCCATGCCATCGACGACCACCAGACCCACAACGCCCAATACCTGGCTCGTGAAGGCGCCGCCTTCCTGATGCCACAAGCGACAACTGGCGCAGCGCAGCTCGCTGAACGCCTGAACGAGGTGCTGATGCAACCCGAGAAACTCAACACCATGGCCGGCACCGCGCGGCGCCTGGCCAAGCCTGATGCAACCAGCACCGTGGTCGATATCTGCCTGGAGGTGGCCCATGGTTGA
- the murC gene encoding UDP-N-acetylmuramate--L-alanine ligase encodes MVESQKAMPQPKMGRIRRIHFVGIGGVGMCGIAEVLLNLGYEVSGSDLKESPVTERLQSFGAQIFVGHRAENAATADVLVVSSAINPANPEVATALERRIPVVPRAEMLAELMRYRHGVAVAGTHGKTTTTSLLASVFAAGGLDPTFVIGGRLTAAGTNAQLGTSRYLIAEADESDASFLHLQPMVAVVTNIDADHMATYEGDFNKLKKTFVEFLHNLPFYGLAVMCLDDPVVREILPQVKRPTVTYGFSEEADIRAINVRQQGMQTHFTVLRRDCEPLEVSVNMPGNHNVLNALATIAIATDEGISDEAIVQGLSGFQGVGRRFQVYGELPVDGGSVMLVDDYGHHPTEVAAVIKAVRGGWPSRRLVIVYQPHRYSRTRDLYDDFVQVLGDANVLLLMEVYPAGEEPIPGADSRQLCHSIRQRGKLDPIYIERGAELAPLVKPLLRAGDILICQGAGDVGGLAPQLMKSPLFAGAKQEKSK; translated from the coding sequence ATGGTTGAAAGCCAGAAAGCCATGCCGCAACCGAAGATGGGCCGTATCCGTCGCATCCACTTCGTCGGTATCGGCGGCGTGGGCATGTGCGGTATCGCCGAAGTGCTGCTGAACCTGGGCTATGAAGTGTCCGGCTCCGACCTTAAAGAGTCGCCGGTGACCGAGCGCTTGCAGTCGTTCGGCGCGCAGATCTTCGTCGGCCACCGCGCCGAAAACGCCGCCACCGCCGACGTGCTGGTGGTGTCGAGCGCGATCAACCCGGCCAACCCGGAAGTCGCCACCGCGCTGGAGCGGCGCATTCCCGTGGTGCCGCGTGCCGAGATGCTCGCCGAGCTGATGCGCTATCGCCATGGCGTGGCGGTGGCCGGTACCCACGGCAAGACCACCACCACCAGCCTGCTGGCCTCGGTATTCGCCGCCGGAGGCCTGGACCCGACCTTCGTCATCGGTGGTCGCCTGACCGCGGCCGGCACCAACGCGCAGTTGGGCACCAGCCGCTACCTGATTGCCGAGGCCGACGAGAGCGACGCCAGCTTCCTGCACCTGCAGCCGATGGTGGCCGTGGTCACCAATATCGATGCCGACCACATGGCCACCTACGAAGGCGACTTCAACAAGCTGAAGAAGACCTTCGTCGAGTTCCTGCACAACCTGCCGTTCTACGGGCTGGCGGTGATGTGCCTGGACGACCCGGTGGTGCGTGAGATCCTGCCGCAGGTCAAGCGTCCGACCGTGACCTACGGTTTCAGCGAAGAGGCCGACATCCGCGCCATCAATGTGCGTCAGCAGGGCATGCAGACTCACTTCACCGTGCTGCGCCGCGACTGCGAGCCGCTGGAGGTGTCGGTCAACATGCCCGGCAACCACAACGTGCTCAACGCCCTGGCCACCATCGCCATCGCCACCGACGAAGGCATCAGCGACGAAGCCATCGTCCAGGGTCTGTCTGGCTTCCAGGGCGTTGGCCGACGCTTCCAGGTGTACGGCGAACTGCCGGTCGACGGCGGCAGCGTGATGCTGGTCGATGACTACGGCCACCACCCGACCGAAGTCGCCGCGGTGATCAAGGCCGTGCGTGGCGGCTGGCCGAGCCGCCGCCTGGTGATCGTCTACCAGCCGCACCGCTACAGCCGCACGCGCGATCTGTACGACGACTTCGTGCAGGTGCTGGGCGATGCCAACGTGCTGCTGCTGATGGAGGTCTACCCGGCCGGCGAAGAGCCGATCCCCGGCGCCGACAGCCGCCAGCTGTGCCACAGCATCCGCCAGCGCGGCAAGCTCGACCCGATCTACATCGAACGTGGCGCCGAGCTCGCGCCGTTGGTCAAGCCGCTGCTGCGCGCTGGCGACATCCTGATCTGCCAGGGTGCCGGTGACGTCGGTGGCCTGGCCCCGCAACTGATGAAAAGCCCGCTGTTCGCTGGCGCCAAGCAGGAGAAGTCGAAATGA
- a CDS encoding D-alanine--D-alanine ligase yields the protein MTSAYDKLHSTLDVKAFGRVAVLYGGKSAEREVSLKSGAAVIEALTSAGVDVVAIDVGDDLLSRLQSEKIDRAFIILHGRGGEDGSMQGLLECLGIPYTGSGILASALAMDKLRTKQVWQSLGIPTPRHAVLGSEQDCVAASAELGFPLIVKPAHEGSSIGMAKVNSEQELVAAWKDAAKYDSQVLVEQWIHGPEFTIAVLRGQVLPPIALGTPHVFYDYDAKYIANDTQYRIPCGLDSAKEQELIDLTARACDAIGIEGWGRLDVMQDEQGRFWLLEVNTAPGMTDHSLVPMAARAAGLDFQQLVLAILADSVDKRG from the coding sequence ATGACCAGCGCCTACGACAAGCTGCATTCCACCCTCGACGTCAAGGCCTTCGGTCGTGTCGCCGTGTTGTACGGGGGCAAGAGCGCCGAGCGCGAGGTGTCGCTGAAATCCGGCGCGGCGGTCATCGAGGCGCTGACCAGCGCCGGTGTCGACGTGGTCGCCATTGATGTCGGTGACGATTTGCTCAGCCGCCTGCAGAGCGAGAAGATCGACCGCGCCTTCATCATCCTCCACGGCCGTGGCGGTGAGGACGGCAGCATGCAGGGCCTGCTCGAATGCCTGGGCATCCCCTACACCGGCAGCGGCATTCTCGCCTCGGCGCTGGCCATGGACAAACTACGCACCAAGCAGGTGTGGCAGAGCCTGGGCATCCCGACCCCGCGCCACGCGGTGCTGGGCAGCGAGCAGGATTGCGTGGCCGCCAGTGCGGAACTGGGCTTCCCGTTGATCGTCAAACCTGCCCATGAAGGTTCGAGCATCGGCATGGCCAAGGTGAACAGCGAGCAAGAGCTGGTTGCCGCCTGGAAAGACGCCGCCAAGTACGATTCGCAAGTGCTGGTCGAACAGTGGATCCACGGGCCGGAGTTCACCATCGCCGTGCTGCGTGGCCAGGTGCTGCCGCCGATCGCGCTGGGCACCCCGCACGTGTTCTACGACTACGACGCCAAGTACATCGCCAATGACACCCAGTACCGCATCCCGTGCGGCCTGGACAGTGCCAAGGAACAGGAACTGATCGACCTGACCGCGCGCGCCTGCGATGCCATCGGCATCGAAGGCTGGGGCCGGCTGGACGTGATGCAGGACGAGCAGGGTCGTTTCTGGCTGCTCGAAGTCAACACCGCACCGGGCATGACCGACCATAGCCTGGTGCCCATGGCGGCCCGTGCCGCCGGCCTGGATTTCCAGCAACTGGTGCTGGCGATCCTGGCCGACAGCGTAGACAAGCGAGGTTAA
- a CDS encoding cell division protein FtsQ/DivIB, producing MQGAMIRQQPPVTGRSKPVPRGASRLVADEPVSARLPRPSFGGLKRLLWPVLLVAAGFGAYEGAIRLMPYADRPITKIDVQGDLSYISQQSVQQRIAPYVAASFFTVDLAAMRVELEQMPWIAHAEVRRVWPDEVVIRLEEQLPVARWGDEALLNNQGQAFTPRELANYEHLPQLFGPQRAQQQVMQQYQVLSQMLRPMGFSIARLELRERGSWFLTTGAGSAGPGIELLLGRDHLVEKMRRFIAIYDKTLKDQITNIARIDLRYSNGLAVGWREPNAPTTAQPAVAKN from the coding sequence ATGCAAGGCGCAATGATACGTCAGCAGCCCCCCGTGACCGGCCGTAGTAAGCCGGTGCCGCGCGGTGCCAGCCGACTGGTGGCCGACGAGCCCGTATCGGCGCGCCTGCCACGGCCAAGCTTCGGTGGTCTCAAGCGCCTGCTGTGGCCGGTGCTGCTGGTCGCCGCGGGCTTTGGCGCCTATGAAGGCGCCATCCGCCTGATGCCCTACGCCGACCGGCCGATCACCAAGATCGACGTGCAGGGCGACCTCAGCTACATCAGCCAGCAGTCGGTGCAGCAACGGATCGCGCCCTACGTGGCGGCGAGCTTCTTCACCGTGGACCTTGCGGCCATGCGTGTCGAGCTCGAGCAGATGCCCTGGATCGCCCACGCCGAAGTGCGCCGGGTGTGGCCGGACGAGGTGGTGATCCGCCTGGAAGAACAGTTGCCGGTGGCACGCTGGGGCGACGAGGCCTTGCTCAACAACCAGGGCCAGGCCTTCACCCCGCGTGAACTGGCCAACTACGAGCACCTGCCGCAGCTGTTCGGGCCGCAGCGCGCTCAGCAACAAGTCATGCAGCAGTATCAGGTATTGAGCCAGATGCTGCGCCCCATGGGCTTTTCCATCGCTCGCCTGGAGCTGCGCGAGCGAGGCAGCTGGTTCCTGACCACCGGCGCGGGTAGCGCCGGCCCAGGCATCGAGCTGCTGCTGGGGCGCGACCACCTGGTGGAGAAGATGCGCCGTTTCATTGCCATTTACGACAAGACGCTTAAAGACCAGATCACCAATATCGCCCGCATCGATCTGCGTTATTCCAACGGACTTGCCGTTGGTTGGCGGGAACCGAATGCACCGACGACGGCCCAACCCGCCGTTGCGAAGAATTAG
- the ftsA gene encoding cell division protein FtsA: MANAHSGKMIVGLDIGTSKVVALVGEVGEDGTLEIVGIGTHPSRGLKKGVVVNIESTVQSIQRAVEEAQLMAGCRIHSAFVGVAGNHIRSLNSHGIVAIRDREVSTADLERVLDAAQAVAIPADQRVLHTLPQDYVIDNQEGVREPLGMSGVRLEAKVHVVTCAVNAAQNIEKCVRRCGLEIDDIILEQLASAYSVLTDDEKELGVCLVDIGGGTTDIAIFTEGAIRHTAVIPIAGDQVTNDIAMALRTPTQYAEEIKIRYACALAKLAGAGETIKVPSVGDRPPRELSRQALAEVVEPRYDELFTLIQAELRRSGFEDLVPAGIVLTGGTAKMEGAVELAEEIFHMPVRLGVPHSVRGLSDVVRNPIYSTGVGLLTYGLQKQSEDPSLTGISNSSNSNNSYGDEPKGPVLERLKRWVQSNF; this comes from the coding sequence ATGGCAAACGCGCATAGCGGCAAAATGATCGTCGGGCTGGACATCGGCACCTCCAAGGTGGTGGCGCTGGTGGGTGAGGTCGGCGAGGACGGCACCCTGGAGATCGTGGGCATCGGCACCCACCCATCGCGCGGCCTGAAGAAGGGGGTGGTGGTGAATATCGAATCGACCGTGCAGTCGATCCAGCGCGCCGTGGAAGAGGCCCAGCTGATGGCCGGCTGCCGCATTCACTCGGCGTTCGTCGGCGTGGCTGGCAATCACATCCGCAGCCTCAACTCCCACGGTATCGTCGCCATTCGCGACCGCGAAGTCAGCACCGCCGACCTCGAGCGCGTGCTCGACGCCGCCCAGGCGGTGGCCATCCCGGCTGACCAGCGGGTGCTGCACACCCTGCCGCAGGATTACGTGATCGACAACCAGGAAGGCGTGCGCGAACCGCTGGGCATGTCGGGCGTGCGTCTGGAGGCCAAGGTCCACGTGGTCACCTGCGCGGTCAACGCCGCGCAGAACATCGAGAAGTGCGTGCGCCGCTGCGGCCTGGAAATCGACGACATCATCCTCGAGCAACTGGCCTCGGCGTATTCGGTACTGACCGACGACGAAAAAGAACTGGGCGTGTGCCTGGTGGACATCGGTGGCGGTACCACCGACATCGCCATCTTCACCGAAGGCGCGATCCGTCACACCGCGGTGATCCCGATCGCTGGCGACCAGGTCACCAACGACATCGCCATGGCCCTGCGCACCCCTACGCAGTACGCCGAGGAAATCAAGATCCGCTACGCCTGCGCCCTGGCCAAGCTGGCTGGCGCCGGCGAGACCATCAAGGTGCCGAGCGTCGGCGACCGCCCACCGCGCGAACTGTCGCGCCAGGCCCTGGCCGAGGTGGTCGAGCCGCGTTACGACGAACTGTTCACCCTGATCCAGGCCGAGCTGCGTCGCAGCGGCTTCGAGGACCTGGTGCCGGCCGGCATCGTCCTCACCGGCGGCACCGCGAAGATGGAAGGCGCCGTGGAACTGGCCGAGGAAATCTTCCACATGCCGGTACGCCTGGGCGTGCCGCACAGCGTTCGGGGCCTGAGCGACGTGGTGCGCAACCCGATCTATTCCACCGGCGTGGGCCTGCTCACCTACGGCCTGCAGAAGCAGTCCGAGGATCCGTCCCTGACCGGTATCAGCAACAGCAGCAACAGCAACAACAGCTATGGCGATGAACCCAAGGGTCCAGTGCTTGAGCGACTCAAGCGTTGGGTCCAGAGCAACTTCTGA